A region of Flocculibacter collagenilyticus DNA encodes the following proteins:
- a CDS encoding TIGR03899 family protein, whose translation MTKVSNLSSADKLMNLIGKNLGSESIKQKAPTGSTSTQKASSGTSQTNNAKLTSQANASGINVQTVFDPSGPSILQRANKRKQIQEARKQHNIERIFALALNYNLDTQNEENIDPDWFNHFITLAEQISSPAMQELWAKILVGELSFPGTFSYKSLQLLKQMTLKEANSFQHVCKLICKTKRDKGGKVIFGYYRKPSLFNLLNPKSKNVMNLSKFGFPYTDLLTLSEVGLLYQSEIESGEIDQKEGLVLHFATSTLALKPKSNGLVLTYFKLTQTGYELSKLLRPSVNQRYLDELKQMLEEVFKVS comes from the coding sequence ATGACCAAAGTATCTAATCTTAGCAGCGCCGATAAATTAATGAACTTAATTGGAAAAAATTTAGGTTCTGAGTCGATCAAGCAAAAAGCGCCTACAGGCTCAACTAGCACACAAAAAGCCTCAAGTGGTACCAGTCAAACTAATAATGCTAAGTTAACCTCGCAAGCTAATGCCAGTGGTATTAACGTACAAACGGTATTTGATCCTAGTGGCCCAAGTATTTTGCAACGAGCCAATAAACGCAAACAAATTCAAGAAGCGCGTAAACAACATAATATTGAACGTATTTTTGCACTAGCGCTTAACTATAATTTAGATACCCAAAACGAAGAAAATATCGACCCAGACTGGTTTAACCATTTTATTACGCTAGCCGAACAAATATCTTCACCAGCCATGCAAGAGCTTTGGGCAAAAATATTGGTTGGCGAACTATCTTTTCCAGGCACTTTTTCATATAAAAGCCTGCAATTACTAAAGCAAATGACATTAAAAGAAGCCAATTCTTTTCAACATGTATGTAAGCTAATATGCAAAACTAAACGCGATAAAGGTGGCAAGGTGATATTTGGTTACTATCGCAAACCATCTTTATTTAATTTACTTAACCCTAAGTCAAAAAACGTGATGAACTTAAGCAAGTTTGGCTTTCCATACACTGATTTACTCACCTTATCTGAAGTTGGATTGTTATATCAGTCGGAAATTGAGTCAGGAGAAATCGATCAAAAAGAAGGATTAGTACTACATTTTGCTACCAGCACCTTAGCATTAAAACCTAAGTCAAACGGCTTAGTGCTTACTTACTTCAAATTAACTCAAACTGGCTATGAGCTTTCCAAATTATTGCGCCCTTCTGTTAATCAGCGCTACCTAGATGAACTAAAACAAATGCTCGAAGAAGTATTTAAAGTTAGCTAA